ATATTATTCAGTTTGCATATAGGAGAGAAAATAATGAACGAATTGTTTCAGAGACTTGGCCTGAGCGAAGCGTTGTTAACAGGGCTAAGCCGACTTGGAATTTCCCAGCCAACCGAAATTCAGCAGCAAACGATCCCGCTAGCGCTTGCCGGTAAGGATATTATTGGGCAGTCGGCTACCGGGGCTCGTGTCATAATAGTGACAGGGTGCATAAATGCTTTAGTATCAAGGGTTTCGGAAACTTTTATTAAAAATCTCCACTTAATATTCTTATAGATATGTCGATATATATTAAGAAGAAGTG
This portion of the Veillonellaceae bacterium genome encodes:
- a CDS encoding DEAD/DEAH box helicase gives rise to the protein MNELFQRLGLSEALLTGLSRLGISQPTEIQQQTIPLALAGKDIIGQSATGARVIIVTGCINALVSRVSETFIKNLHLIFL